Proteins from a genomic interval of Gordonia sp. SL306:
- a CDS encoding SDR family NAD(P)-dependent oxidoreductase codes for MQLTNTSAIVTGGASGLGLATVKRLVEQGVHVVIVDLPTSAGADVAADLGELVQFGPADVADPTAVDAALDLAVAKAPLRTVVHCAGRGGTVRVVERDGQPGSLDMYTSLITTNLIGSFNVLRLAAARMVTNEVVDGERGVVIMTASVAAWEGQIGQIPYASAKAGVVGMTLVAARDLARKLVRVNSIAPGVFDTPILSRFSPEIRDGLAAQIPNPARLGDPDEYARLALAIIDNGMLNGEVIRLDGAIRMAPK; via the coding sequence ATGCAACTGACCAACACATCCGCCATCGTGACCGGCGGCGCGTCCGGCCTCGGCCTGGCAACCGTGAAACGACTCGTCGAACAGGGCGTCCACGTCGTGATCGTCGACCTGCCGACGTCGGCGGGCGCCGACGTTGCGGCCGATCTCGGCGAACTGGTCCAGTTCGGACCTGCCGACGTCGCCGACCCGACGGCCGTCGACGCCGCCCTCGACCTCGCCGTGGCCAAGGCCCCGCTGCGCACTGTGGTGCATTGCGCCGGGCGCGGCGGCACCGTCCGCGTCGTCGAACGGGACGGCCAGCCAGGATCGCTCGACATGTACACGTCGCTCATCACCACCAACCTCATCGGCAGCTTCAACGTGCTTCGGTTGGCAGCGGCCCGGATGGTCACCAACGAGGTGGTCGACGGTGAGCGCGGCGTCGTCATCATGACCGCGTCGGTTGCCGCGTGGGAAGGCCAGATCGGCCAGATCCCCTACGCCTCGGCGAAGGCAGGCGTCGTCGGGATGACGCTGGTGGCCGCGCGCGACCTTGCGCGCAAACTGGTGCGTGTCAACTCGATTGCCCCTGGGGTCTTCGACACTCCGATCCTGTCGCGCTTCTCCCCAGAGATCCGCGACGGACTCGCCGCCCAGATCCCGAACCCGGCCCGTCTCGGTGATCCCGACGAATACGCCCGGCTCGCCTTGGCGATCATCGACAACGGGATGCTCAACGGTGAGGTCATCCGTCTCGACGGCGCGATCAGGATGGCACCGAAGTGA
- a CDS encoding crotonase/enoyl-CoA hydratase family protein encodes MTVHTEVRGGVLVVTIDRPDVRNAINTVTAQAIADAMDQLDATPELTAGVLTGAGGTFCTGMDLKAFLAGERPSIEGRGFAGIAQTPPAKPVIAAVEGHAIAGGFEIVLACDLVVASETAVFGLPEVKRGLLAGGGGLLRLPERVPYALGLEWALTGDFVNAEQARNAGLINRLTPKGDALATAIDLAQRIAKNGPLAVRGTKEIWTKARDWDNDERFERMWEIYEPIRSSDDAKEGATAFREKRAPQWKGR; translated from the coding sequence GTGACCGTTCATACCGAGGTGCGAGGCGGCGTCCTCGTCGTCACCATCGACCGCCCCGATGTTCGAAACGCGATCAACACGGTTACCGCGCAGGCGATCGCCGACGCGATGGACCAGCTCGACGCGACGCCCGAACTCACCGCGGGCGTCCTGACCGGTGCGGGTGGCACGTTCTGTACCGGCATGGATCTCAAGGCATTCCTCGCAGGCGAACGTCCGTCCATCGAGGGGCGTGGCTTCGCGGGCATCGCGCAGACCCCGCCGGCCAAGCCGGTCATCGCTGCCGTCGAAGGCCACGCGATCGCAGGCGGGTTCGAGATCGTCCTGGCGTGCGACCTCGTCGTCGCTTCCGAGACGGCTGTCTTCGGTCTGCCGGAGGTCAAGCGCGGTCTACTCGCCGGTGGTGGGGGACTGCTCCGGCTGCCCGAGCGGGTGCCGTACGCACTCGGTCTCGAATGGGCCCTGACCGGTGATTTCGTCAACGCCGAGCAGGCGCGCAATGCCGGACTGATCAACCGCCTCACGCCGAAGGGCGACGCGCTGGCCACCGCCATCGACCTGGCGCAGCGCATCGCCAAGAACGGTCCACTCGCGGTCCGCGGCACCAAGGAGATCTGGACCAAGGCGCGCGACTGGGACAACGACGAGCGTTTCGAGCGGATGTGGGAGATCTACGAGCCGATCCGTTCGTCGGATGACGCCAAAGAGGGGGCCACCGCGTTCCGCGAGAAGCGCGCGCCGCAGTGGAAGGGACGCTGA
- a CDS encoding thiolase family protein, which translates to MPNAVIVDAVRTPMGKGRAGGALAGVHPVDLLAGVLSALVTRTGIEPGEVEDILVGCVGQNLEQSATPGRMAALSAGFPVHVPSVTIERKCGSGQQAVDFGVQGVMAGTYDMVIAGGVESMSRVPMGSARGDADPFGPEVQSRFGALVSQGVAAELVADKWNISRTALDEYSARSHERAAAAVARGAFDNEIIGVHTEAGSVDRDESIRAGTTAAKLGELRAVFGNDANRERFGHIDWKVTAGNASQITDGASALLIMSEQKAAALKLKPIARIVASAVIGDDPMLMLTAPIPASRKALAKAGLSVGDIASFEVNEAFASVPLAVAAELGVPDDKLNPVGGAVALGHPLGASGARIMTTMINHLAATGGRYGLQTMCEAGGMANATIVESLV; encoded by the coding sequence ATGCCAAACGCGGTCATCGTCGACGCGGTCCGCACCCCGATGGGGAAGGGGCGTGCGGGCGGAGCCCTGGCCGGCGTCCACCCCGTCGACCTGCTCGCGGGCGTGCTGAGCGCGCTCGTGACCCGCACCGGCATCGAGCCGGGCGAGGTCGAGGACATCCTGGTCGGTTGCGTCGGACAGAACCTCGAGCAATCGGCGACGCCGGGGCGGATGGCGGCGCTGTCCGCGGGTTTCCCCGTGCACGTCCCGTCGGTGACGATCGAGCGCAAATGCGGTTCCGGCCAGCAGGCGGTCGATTTCGGGGTGCAGGGCGTCATGGCCGGCACGTACGACATGGTCATCGCGGGCGGCGTCGAATCGATGAGCCGCGTCCCGATGGGCAGTGCGCGCGGTGACGCGGATCCGTTCGGTCCCGAAGTGCAGAGTCGGTTCGGGGCGCTCGTCAGTCAGGGTGTCGCCGCGGAACTCGTCGCCGACAAGTGGAACATCTCGCGCACCGCGCTCGACGAATACTCGGCGCGGTCACACGAACGCGCCGCCGCTGCCGTGGCCCGCGGCGCCTTCGACAACGAGATCATCGGTGTGCACACCGAGGCCGGGTCCGTCGACCGGGACGAATCGATCCGCGCCGGGACCACCGCGGCGAAACTCGGTGAGCTGCGCGCGGTCTTCGGCAACGACGCCAACCGGGAACGTTTCGGGCATATCGACTGGAAGGTCACCGCGGGCAACGCCTCGCAGATCACCGACGGTGCGTCGGCCCTGCTGATCATGAGCGAGCAGAAGGCTGCGGCGCTCAAGCTGAAACCGATCGCCCGCATCGTGGCCTCGGCGGTCATCGGCGACGATCCGATGCTCATGCTCACCGCACCGATACCGGCGTCGCGCAAGGCGCTCGCCAAGGCGGGCCTGTCCGTCGGTGACATCGCGTCATTCGAGGTCAACGAGGCCTTCGCATCGGTCCCGCTCGCCGTTGCAGCCGAACTCGGGGTACCCGACGACAAGCTCAACCCGGTGGGTGGCGCGGTCGCGCTCGGTCACCCGCTCGGCGCGTCCGGCGCCCGCATCATGACCACCATGATCAACCACCTCGCCGCCACCGGCGGCCGCTACGGCCTGCAGACCATGTGCGAGGCAGGCGGGATGGCGAACGCCACCATCGTCGAGTCCCTCGTCTGA